Proteins from one Bradyrhizobium roseum genomic window:
- a CDS encoding PilZ domain-containing protein — MAGAERRRGDRIVFERGFAAHMMGIDGTWRRDCVMEDVSETGAKLTVEGSVEGLHLKEFFLLLSSTGLAYRRCELAWVNGDQIGVNFLKQGDKKKKAAKRGVEGADA, encoded by the coding sequence ATGGCGGGGGCGGAACGGCGCCGCGGAGACCGAATCGTGTTCGAGCGCGGCTTTGCCGCGCACATGATGGGAATCGACGGCACCTGGCGGCGCGACTGCGTCATGGAAGACGTCTCCGAAACCGGCGCCAAATTGACGGTCGAAGGCTCGGTCGAGGGCCTGCACCTGAAGGAATTCTTCCTGCTGCTGTCGTCCACCGGGCTGGCCTACCGGCGCTGCGAACTGGCCTGGGTCAATGGCGACCAGATCGGCGTCAACTTCCTCAAGCAGGGCGACAAGAAGAAGAAGGCGGCCAAGCGCGGGGTCGAGGGCGCCGACGCCTGA
- a CDS encoding nucleotidyltransferase family protein codes for MSVTPSKAMVLAAGLGLRMRPLTDHMPKPLVRVAGQPLLDHVLDKLAGAGVSEAVVNVHYLPDQIIRHTAGRTRPRIIISDERDQVLGTGGAVVKALPLLGKEPFFHLNADTMWIDGVRPNLTRLAETFDPARMDILLLMAPTTSSIGYTGRGDYTMLPDGALRKRKEHQVVPFVYAGAAIMSPALFADAPAGEFSLTKMFDRANEQERLFGLRLDGVWMHVGTPDAVQAADEAFLESVA; via the coding sequence ATGTCCGTAACTCCCAGCAAAGCCATGGTTCTTGCCGCCGGCCTCGGCTTGCGCATGCGCCCATTGACCGACCACATGCCAAAGCCGCTGGTCCGCGTGGCCGGACAGCCCCTGCTCGATCACGTGCTGGACAAGCTCGCCGGCGCCGGCGTCAGCGAGGCCGTGGTCAACGTGCACTATCTGCCCGACCAGATCATCCGGCATACCGCCGGCCGCACCCGCCCCCGTATCATCATTTCCGACGAACGCGACCAGGTGCTCGGCACCGGCGGCGCCGTCGTGAAAGCGCTGCCGCTGCTGGGCAAGGAGCCGTTCTTCCATCTCAACGCCGACACGATGTGGATCGACGGCGTGCGGCCCAACCTGACGCGGCTGGCCGAAACCTTCGATCCCGCGCGGATGGACATCCTGCTGTTGATGGCGCCGACCACCAGCAGCATCGGCTACACCGGCCGCGGCGACTACACGATGCTGCCCGACGGCGCGCTGCGCAAACGAAAAGAGCATCAGGTGGTGCCGTTCGTCTATGCGGGCGCGGCGATCATGTCGCCCGCGCTGTTTGCTGACGCGCCCGCCGGCGAGTTCTCGCTGACGAAAATGTTCGACCGCGCCAACGAGCAGGAACGGCTGTTCGGGCTGCGGCTCGACGGCGTCTGGATGCATGTCGGCACGCCGGACGCGGTGCAGGCCGCGGACGAGGCGTTTCTGGAAAGCGTGGCGTAG